A region of the candidate division TA06 bacterium genome:
TTCAATTCGACCGGTAGTGGCGTGGCGCTATGTTGGCCCCGACAGCCTTGCTGGGGCGGTGGTTGCCCACATCAGGCCAGGCCCACAAAAACAGATAATCCAGATGGTGAAGGACGGTCCTCTGGTCGCGCTGGACAGTCGTGGTAAGACTATCTGGAAGTTCGACTTACAGGGAACCCACAACTGCGTTCCTGCCGCTTTTGACCTGGATGGCGATGGCAAGGACGAGATCGTCTTTGAGGACATGACAGGAGGAATCTTTGCCATTGACGACGATGGGAGCAGAATCTGGCAGAACCCGGAAATTCATCAGGCTGGTGATTACAACTCGGCGCCCGCGATTGCTGATGTTGACGGTGATTCGCTTTTGGAGGTAATTGTGACAACCTACGGAGGAAAGATAGCGTGTCTCGATGCCATGACAGGTAAGACAGAATGGGTTTTCAGTGCCGAAGATAGAGAGGAGAGTTTCCAGGGCCAGGCCGCAATCTCAGACATCGACGCGGACGGCATAATGGAGGTGGTTGCGTTCGGCTACGGCTGGGGTATATTTGTGCTGGACGGGAGAAATGGACAGGTGAAGTCCGCCTTTCCCGCCATGGAGAAATGGGGAGAGGGGGGATATGCGACCGGTCCAGCAGTCTGTGACCTCACGGGTGATGGACTGAAGGAGATGGTCTTTCAGGGGTACTGGAAGGGTCTGGCTTTCGCACTGAGGGCAGATATGTCCACTTACTGGCTTTACGACGCATATGATGAGATTAGTGAGATTTTTATCTATGCCTCGCCCTCTATAGGAGACATAGATGGAGACGGGATTGTGGATGTGGTCTGTGTGGGCAAAAACGCTGAGTTTCTCGTATTCGCACCTGATGGAAGGATGCGGTGGACCATGAGGCCCGGGGAAAGGAGCAACTGGTCGCCTCCACTGGTGGACATAGATGCCGACGGAATCAAAGAGATTCTGGATTGCGCGACCAAAAGGTTCTTTATCATTGATGGGAAAGCCAGAACGCAACTTTGGCATTATGGCCGTGGGCGCGGCAGCTACCTGGGGGGAGAGTACCCGGCATTCTGGCCTACAGCGTTAGTTGATGACATAGACGGTGACGGCAAAGTTGATATCTATCTGGTTGATTATGAAGCTGGAGTGGGAAGCTTCATCAAGATAAATACGCCACTCAGAGATAGATGGCCGTGCTACATGCAGAACAACTTACGGACAGGGTTTGATGAGCCGAAGCCGGAATCCTGTTTTCTAGATTGTTCCTCAGGGCCTTTGAGAAAAGGTCCTCTCAGGATTTCCTTCGGCTTGAATGACAGATCCAAAATCTCCATGCACATAACCGACCTGACTGGACGGAAGGTGTACACTTATCCCAGGGGCTTGTGGGAAGCTGGCACACACCACCTTGTGCTGCGCCAGGAAGGTTTGCCGAAGCCAACATTGTTTTTTTGCAGACTGGTGACAGAGCAAGAGACTCTTATCGCGAAAATGGCTATGATCCCCTGAGGGACCACTCAGTCCTTGTTCAGGGGGTGATCAGGAGAGACGTGAGATTCTTGAGTATCTGGAGGCGGCGCTGTGCATTGGAGGCCAAATTTTCCTTGACAAAGGGCTATTCGGCTCTAGAATCGCAAGAGGAAATGGGTTAGGTGCGTTAATGTTCTAAGAATGGAGAGTCAATCTTGATGCGTGTTCATGTTCTTGTCGGTTTCTTGGTGACTGCTCTTCTGGTTGCAGGTTGTGGCGGTGCAGGATACCAGGATGAGGCGCTTTTGAAGCAGGCCACCAGATCTTTGAATAAGATCACAGGAGCTCTTGAGCAGTACAGAGCAGAGACTAAGAGTTACCCACCGGGGGGGTCAGACCTGGGTGTCAAACTCGAGAAGTATTTTGCCTTGACTGACAGAGAGGGGAATGTGACCAATGATTGGCCAGAGATGGTCAGCTCCTCGTTCAGGGGCGAAATCGAGTATGAAACTCTGGATTCTGTATACTCGTACTTTCTCAAGGTCAGAGCTCTGGACAGCAGGAATACTCCTCTTACCGCTCGTTCGAATAGACAACCAGAAGAGAAGAAGAAGAAAAGACGAGGAAGATAAGGATAGGAGAAAAGGATGAAGCTGATTCTAGGAGTGGCTGCGTCTGTGGTATTGATTATTGGTTGCGCCACAACCCAGGTACCGAAAGTGACGGAAACAGAGACGGCGGAGCAGGAGCCCTGCAAGAGGTACTATGACTTCGGATTCGAGTATCTCAAGAATGGGTCCTATGATGATGCCATAGTGAACTTCCAGAGGGCTGTTGACTGTAGCACTGATTATGTGGAGGCCTTGATAGGACTGAGTCAATCCTATGCCCAGAAGGGCGATATGGACAGTGCTGAATCTGTCTTGGCGAGGGCTGTGGTCGATGTTCCCGGAAATCCAGACATATACTGTTTCTACGGGCATCTATGCATTGACAAGAAAGAGTTTGAAAGAGCTGCAGAACACTACATGATGGCGCTCAGCATAGATTCACTCAATTTCAACGCTTTATTTGGGATTGGGTATACCTATCATAAGATGGGTGAGTTGGAGAAGGCAATAGGGTATTACAGAAGGGCTAAGGCCATAGACCCTGAAGATACCGCGTGCAGGTTCAAGTTGGGTGAAGCTCTCATGGAATTGGGTAGATATGATGAAGCTTTGGCAGAACTGGAGTACGTCGTTGACATACATCCTGACGACCTTGAAGCACGCGTGACTCTTGCCGAAACATACATGAACCCTAAGGTGAAAAAGTACGGCAAGGCTCTTGTCCAGTTTCAAGCCATCGTGGAAAAACAGCCTGACGATATCCAGGGTCTTCTTGGGGTGGGCAGGGCAAGCGCAAAACTGAAGAAATACAATACGGCTGAGCAGGCGTTCAACCGGGCTAGGTCGATTGCGCCTGACGATCCCGCTCCTTTGTACTACCTTGCTGAAATGTATATGGCCAGGAAGAGATTGTCCAGTGTTAGAAAGTTACTTGACGAGGCACTCGCTGCGAGCTTCAGCAGCAAAGTTCCATTCCAGGTTCTGTATGGAGACCTTTATTTCAAATACGGATATTCTTACTACAATGATGGGGAAAATGAGCAGTCCATCGATATGTATGAGAAATCCATAAAGAAGTATAGAAAGGCTGTGAACGACCGGACCTATAGTGGTTATGCTAATAACCAGATAAAGAGAGCCAAAGCCAGGATTGAAAACATCAGGCTTGAGGAAGAGGGGTTTTGATGAAGAGGTTCAGGATAGGAGAGAGAGGTGCAGGCTTTTTTGGTATCATTGTCATCGTAGCCATCGTGGGACTGATGATATTCGTGGCCTATAAGTTCATCCTCATCAAGATTCATTACATGTCCATACAGGAGATTGCGAAGCACAGAGCCCAATATGCCGTGAGTTATTCAGACAAGTCGATCAGGAGGGATATCCGCCGAAAGGCCTGGGAGTCTGGAATTCTGATAGAGGAGGAAGACATACAAATATGGAGAGACCCGGGCAACAAAATAACTATTAGGTTCCCATTTTCCGACAGCGTTAATCTGTATGTAAAGAAGTTCTATTATGACCACGAAATAGATGAGATGGCGCCGCTTCCGAGGTAAGTTCACATGTTAAGCAGAAATGTACTGGTGTTAAACCAGAACTATGAGCCTCTCAGCATAACAAAAGCAAAGAGAGCCGTAGTACTCATCTATCTTGGTAAGGCGGAGCTGGTGGAAAGATATGATGGAATTAAGGTGCGGTCCGTTTACTCCACTATCCCCCTCCCGAGTGTCGTTAGGCTTGTCTTCTTTGTGAGGGTTCACAGGAGAGCAATCACCGTTTCCAGAAAGAACATCATGAAGAGAGACGGCTACACCTGCCAGTATTGTGACATGTCAGAGGGCGCCATGACAACAGACCACGTCATTCCAAGAAGGCTTGGCGGCAAAGATACCTGGGAGAATCTCGTCTGTGCATGTACAAAGTGCAACAATCGCAAGGGTGACCGCTCACCTAATGAGGCGGGGCTCACCCTGATCAGGCATCCCAAGAAGCCGCACTTCTTCACTTTTATCAATTCACTTATCACAGTGCCTGATGTGAGATGGAAGAGATATCTCTTCCTCGATTCCTGATTTAGCCGCTATCAGGTTTCATTTACGAAAGTGCATCCCAAAAGGGAGGAGTTTGAATTGAAGACGCGTAGGTTTGCTCTCGTTATCTGTTTTCTTCTTGTTGCGGTTGTTTCGTTCGCCCAAGGAGATACACCCGAAACGTATCTGGTCAGGGTAGACATCGAAAAGTACGAAGACATAGGTTCACTTCTTAAGAATGGCATAAATGTCGTACAGAACCTGGGAAGCTTTGTACTCGCAAGAGTTGGGCTTTCCGAGATAGGCTTGCTGCACTCTTTTGGATTCTCAATAGATGTTCTGGACTCATACTGGGGATATTCGAATCACTACGTAGTTTCCACCCGAAGATGTGCTGAGCCATCGAAGTTTGGGGAAGTCGTTTACTGCGATGAGAATATTGCAGTAATAAGGAAGGGCATCTCCCTGCCATTTGAGCCACTGCCATTTGATATGAAAAGACTACGAGACTCACCTATAAGACTCAATAAGGCGCGGAGGCAGCATCATAGTCTAATGTCGAACCCAATGCCTGATCCACTGATACAGGGGATGGTAGACTCCGTCTCAGTGGATACGGTTGAAAACTACTTGAGGTCACTTCAGGGT
Encoded here:
- a CDS encoding tetratricopeptide repeat protein, whose protein sequence is MKLILGVAASVVLIIGCATTQVPKVTETETAEQEPCKRYYDFGFEYLKNGSYDDAIVNFQRAVDCSTDYVEALIGLSQSYAQKGDMDSAESVLARAVVDVPGNPDIYCFYGHLCIDKKEFERAAEHYMMALSIDSLNFNALFGIGYTYHKMGELEKAIGYYRRAKAIDPEDTACRFKLGEALMELGRYDEALAELEYVVDIHPDDLEARVTLAETYMNPKVKKYGKALVQFQAIVEKQPDDIQGLLGVGRASAKLKKYNTAEQAFNRARSIAPDDPAPLYYLAEMYMARKRLSSVRKLLDEALAASFSSKVPFQVLYGDLYFKYGYSYYNDGENEQSIDMYEKSIKKYRKAVNDRTYSGYANNQIKRAKARIENIRLEEEGF
- a CDS encoding HNH endonuclease, which translates into the protein MLSRNVLVLNQNYEPLSITKAKRAVVLIYLGKAELVERYDGIKVRSVYSTIPLPSVVRLVFFVRVHRRAITVSRKNIMKRDGYTCQYCDMSEGAMTTDHVIPRRLGGKDTWENLVCACTKCNNRKGDRSPNEAGLTLIRHPKKPHFFTFINSLITVPDVRWKRYLFLDS